A genomic stretch from Dyella sp. M7H15-1 includes:
- a CDS encoding DUF4124 domain-containing protein, with protein MRQSVLIASMTLLFGLPGVAGAQSSVNGAHYRWVDANGLTHYSDSLTTDAVKFGYDVINDEGIVATHVGRQLTPAERAAADKQAAEQAAQQRAVEAKKRNDLQLLNSYPDENTLKAKQQQMLDSLDEQMNITRVNLHSQDAALTDLLNRAADDERAKQPVPKLLTDQIANQRNVVANERALLQRQKSTRNATVQQQAQELQHYRDLKAAEKVDRGY; from the coding sequence ATGCGTCAATCCGTGCTTATCGCATCCATGACCTTGTTGTTCGGACTGCCCGGCGTGGCGGGGGCACAATCCAGTGTCAATGGAGCTCACTACCGTTGGGTCGACGCCAATGGCCTGACGCATTACAGCGACAGCCTCACCACGGACGCGGTGAAATTCGGCTACGACGTCATCAACGACGAAGGCATCGTGGCCACGCATGTAGGACGGCAACTTACGCCCGCCGAGCGCGCGGCAGCCGACAAGCAGGCCGCCGAACAAGCCGCCCAGCAGAGAGCAGTCGAAGCAAAGAAACGCAACGATCTGCAATTACTGAACAGCTATCCCGACGAGAACACGCTCAAGGCCAAACAACAACAGATGCTGGACAGCCTCGACGAGCAAATGAACATCACGCGCGTGAACCTGCATAGCCAGGACGCCGCACTCACCGACCTGCTCAATCGCGCTGCGGACGACGAACGCGCCAAGCAACCGGTACCGAAACTCCTGACCGATCAGATTGCGAACCAGCGTAACGTGGTTGCTAACGAACGGGCCCTGCTGCAGCGCCAGAAGTCCACCCGGAACGCGACGGTGCAGCAGCAGGCACAGGAACTGCAGCATTATCGGGATTTGAAGGCCGCCGAGAAGGTGGACCGGGGATACTGA
- a CDS encoding transposase domain-containing protein, whose amino-acid sequence MDPYDYLVDVLQRVGTHPSARVHELTPRLWKNLFAQQPMCSDLRHASMQVKDVAG is encoded by the coding sequence GTGGATCCGTATGACTATCTCGTCGACGTACTGCAACGCGTCGGCACACATCCAAGCGCGCGTGTGCACGAGCTGACGCCTCGCCTGTGGAAAAACCTGTTCGCACAGCAACCGATGTGCTCCGACCTACGTCACGCCTCCATGCAGGTCAAGGACGTCGCTGGCTGA
- the tyrS gene encoding tyrosine--tRNA ligase, which yields MSELEQALATIARGTDEIIKQEELAARLKLGRPLRIKAGFDPTAPDLHLGHTVLLNKMRQFQDLGHTVIFLIGDFTGMIGDPTGKNITRKPLTREDVRANAETYAEQVYKVLDREKTELRFNSEWFGQMTAADMIKLAAQHTVARMLERDDFAKRYAAQQPIAIHEFLYPLVQGYDSVALKCDVELGGTDQKFNLLMGRALQEHHGQSPQIVLTMPLLEGLDGVNKMSKSLGNYIGINEPAIDIVTKTLKIGDDLMWRWFELLSFETSLDDIARMKQDIANGALNPRDAKLKLARELATRFHDVVVAEQAIAGWHAVVRGEGDTRLLPLTEIAVPAEGLRLAALLTAAGLTPSNAEANRKLKERAVRIDAEVVEDAQRVFTPGFEGVLQIGKRNFARVLLTQT from the coding sequence ATGAGCGAGCTTGAGCAGGCGCTGGCCACGATTGCGCGCGGCACTGACGAGATCATCAAGCAGGAAGAGCTGGCCGCACGGCTCAAACTGGGGCGCCCCTTGCGCATCAAGGCGGGCTTCGACCCCACCGCGCCGGACCTGCATCTGGGACACACTGTGCTCCTCAATAAGATGCGCCAGTTTCAGGATCTGGGACACACGGTGATTTTCCTGATCGGCGACTTCACCGGCATGATCGGCGACCCCACTGGCAAGAACATCACCCGCAAACCCTTGACTCGCGAAGACGTGCGGGCCAATGCCGAGACCTATGCCGAGCAGGTCTACAAGGTGTTGGACCGCGAGAAAACCGAGCTGCGCTTCAATTCCGAATGGTTTGGCCAGATGACGGCGGCCGACATGATCAAGCTTGCCGCGCAACACACCGTGGCGCGCATGCTCGAGCGCGATGACTTCGCCAAGCGCTATGCCGCCCAGCAACCGATTGCCATCCACGAATTCCTCTATCCGCTGGTGCAGGGCTACGACTCGGTCGCATTGAAGTGCGATGTGGAGCTGGGCGGCACCGATCAGAAGTTCAACCTGTTGATGGGTCGTGCCTTGCAAGAGCACCACGGCCAGTCGCCGCAGATCGTGCTGACCATGCCGCTGCTGGAAGGCTTGGACGGCGTCAACAAGATGTCCAAGTCGCTGGGTAACTACATCGGCATCAACGAGCCGGCCATCGATATCGTCACCAAGACCTTAAAGATTGGCGACGACCTGATGTGGCGCTGGTTCGAGCTGCTCAGTTTTGAGACCTCGTTGGACGACATCGCACGCATGAAGCAGGACATCGCCAATGGAGCACTCAATCCTCGGGATGCCAAGCTCAAGCTGGCGCGCGAACTGGCAACGCGTTTCCATGACGTGGTGGTCGCCGAACAGGCCATTGCAGGCTGGCACGCCGTTGTACGCGGTGAGGGTGATACTCGTCTTTTGCCGCTCACCGAAATTGCTGTTCCAGCGGAAGGCCTGCGTTTGGCTGCGCTGTTGACAGCGGCGGGCCTGACGCCGAGTAACGCCGAAGCAAATCGTAAGCTCAAGGAACGTGCAGTGCGTATTGACGCGGAAGTGGTTGAAGATGCTCAGCGCGTGTTTACGCCTGGCTTCGAAGGTGTTTTGCAGATCGGCAAACGCAACTTCGCGCGCGTGTTGTTGACTCAGACGTGA
- a CDS encoding RNA pyrophosphohydrolase, whose protein sequence is MIDVDGYRPNVGIVLLNADGRLFWARRVHRDGWQFPQGGMRSDETPLEAMYRELEEETGLAPEHVEVLASTRGWLRYKLPSRYIRHQQQPTCIGQKQVWFLLKLVGGEDALCLDACDKPEFDLWRWVDFWYPAAHVVNFKRDVYHRALRHFAPLVEAMLSIELGPQPQSRGSRSRRQAT, encoded by the coding sequence ATGATCGACGTTGATGGCTACCGTCCAAATGTTGGCATTGTGTTGCTGAATGCAGACGGCAGGCTGTTCTGGGCGCGTCGCGTCCATCGCGACGGTTGGCAGTTTCCCCAGGGCGGCATGCGCAGTGATGAGACTCCGCTGGAGGCCATGTACCGTGAGCTGGAAGAAGAAACCGGCCTTGCTCCCGAGCATGTGGAAGTATTAGCTAGCACTCGTGGCTGGTTGCGTTACAAGCTGCCCAGCCGCTATATCCGGCACCAACAGCAGCCCACCTGCATCGGCCAGAAGCAGGTCTGGTTCCTGCTGAAGCTGGTTGGTGGCGAGGATGCGCTCTGCCTGGACGCCTGCGACAAGCCGGAATTCGACCTCTGGCGGTGGGTGGATTTCTGGTACCCGGCAGCCCACGTGGTGAACTTCAAACGCGATGTCTACCACCGGGCTCTACGCCATTTTGCCCCTCTGGTAGAGGCCATGCTGAGCATTGAACTGGGCCCCCAACCCCAATCGCGCGGCAGCCGCAGTCGACGGCAGGCCACCTGA
- the istB gene encoding IS21-like element helper ATPase IstB yields MVLHPLIEQLQSLRLRGMAAALTQQLASTQADHLPFEDRLALLVQHEMADRDTQRLHQRLRWAKLGQSATLEDLDTRIARGLDKCLIAKLATLTWIKEHLNVLITGPTGVGKSYLGCALAQAACRADYSVRYFRLPRLIDELTKAHAESRRSAYFRSLAKVDVIVLDDFALAPLTDLNRRDLLEILDDRYDKKSTLITSQLPVEQWHAYLGDPTLADAILDRLVHNSYRLALTGESMRKRAPATVASTRSVTP; encoded by the coding sequence ATGGTGCTACATCCCTTGATCGAACAACTGCAATCCTTGCGTTTGCGCGGCATGGCCGCCGCCCTGACGCAGCAACTGGCATCTACCCAAGCCGACCATTTGCCCTTCGAGGACCGCCTGGCCCTGTTGGTTCAGCACGAGATGGCCGACCGCGATACGCAGCGCCTGCATCAGCGTTTACGCTGGGCCAAACTCGGACAGAGCGCCACCCTGGAAGACCTCGATACACGCATCGCACGGGGGCTGGACAAGTGCTTGATCGCCAAACTCGCCACGCTGACGTGGATCAAAGAGCACCTGAACGTGCTGATCACCGGACCGACCGGTGTCGGCAAGAGTTATCTCGGGTGTGCGCTCGCTCAAGCGGCCTGTCGGGCAGATTACTCGGTGCGCTACTTCCGCCTGCCACGATTGATCGATGAACTGACCAAGGCACACGCCGAATCACGTCGTAGCGCTTACTTCCGCTCGCTCGCCAAGGTCGACGTGATCGTGCTCGATGACTTTGCCCTGGCACCGCTGACCGACCTCAATCGGCGCGACCTGCTGGAAATCCTCGACGATCGCTACGACAAGAAATCCACCCTCATCACCAGTCAGTTGCCGGTCGAGCAGTGGCATGCGTACCTGGGCGACCCCACCCTCGCCGACGCCATCCTCGATCGCCTCGTCCATAACAGCTACCGACTCGCCCTCACCGGCGAGTCCATGCGCAAGCGCGCTCCGGCCACGGTGGCCTCGACCCGCTCCGTCACCCCATAA
- a CDS encoding (2Fe-2S)-binding protein has product MYICLCNAITDHDIRRAATDGVRTFAELQARTGCSDCCGCCEADARTTLNEAVVQVTIDLPTLVAA; this is encoded by the coding sequence ATGTACATCTGCCTGTGCAACGCCATTACCGATCACGATATCCGTCGCGCTGCGACCGATGGCGTACGGACTTTTGCCGAGCTGCAAGCCCGCACCGGCTGTTCGGACTGCTGCGGCTGCTGCGAAGCCGATGCGCGCACCACACTGAATGAAGCGGTGGTGCAGGTAACAATCGATCTACCTACCCTGGTCGCGGCCTAA
- the pyrE gene encoding orotate phosphoribosyltransferase, translating into MRPYQRDFIELTLQRDVLRFGEFTLKSGRLSPYFFNMGRIDSGAALARLGRAYAAAMVNSGLKVDMLFGPAYKGIALAAATAMALADQHDRDLPWAYNRKETKDHGEGGVLVGAPLKGRVLIIDDVMTAGTAVRESLALIRAQGAMPVGVLIALDRQERGQGSLSAAQEVQRDYDIPVVAITGFSDVLNYAAERTDLAADYQRMLAYREQYGVRD; encoded by the coding sequence ATGCGCCCCTACCAACGCGATTTCATCGAACTGACCCTGCAACGCGACGTACTGCGTTTCGGCGAATTCACGCTCAAATCCGGCCGCCTTAGCCCCTATTTCTTCAACATGGGCCGCATCGACTCCGGCGCCGCACTGGCTCGACTGGGCCGCGCCTATGCCGCTGCCATGGTGAACTCCGGGCTGAAAGTAGACATGCTGTTCGGACCAGCCTACAAAGGCATCGCGCTCGCCGCGGCTACTGCCATGGCTTTGGCCGACCAGCATGACCGCGACCTGCCCTGGGCTTACAACCGCAAGGAAACCAAGGACCATGGCGAAGGTGGAGTGCTGGTCGGTGCGCCACTAAAGGGCCGGGTGTTGATCATTGACGATGTGATGACCGCCGGCACGGCCGTGCGCGAATCCCTGGCGTTGATCCGCGCCCAGGGCGCCATGCCCGTTGGCGTGCTGATCGCACTGGACCGACAGGAGCGGGGCCAGGGCAGTCTTTCCGCGGCGCAGGAAGTGCAGCGCGACTACGATATCCCGGTCGTGGCTATTACCGGCTTCAGCGACGTATTGAACTATGCCGCGGAGCGCACTGATCTGGCTGCCGACTACCAGCGGATGCTGGCCTACCGGGAGCAGTACGGCGTCCGCGATTGA
- a CDS encoding MFS transporter, with protein MPTEADAGGARKSSIWQAFSQPVAWTMCLLGFSSGLPFLLVSYTLSFWLKQNGIVLKDITMIASAGMTYALKFVWAPLLDHWRLPLLARLGQRRGWLLLAQLGVIVGLLLMATLTPHQLPMFVAVTLLVAFMGATQDIAIDAYRIEIAPPSAQGALVATYSLGYRLGLLVSGALALILADHIRWAEIYVLMAVTMVIPVLTTLKMHEPEVLRLSPSSWREAMRESVIDPFADFFRRYGWAIALLTLLFILIFKIPEQAIIGGIMGPFYRDMGFSNTEIGAVTKIYGIWIGIAGAFAGGAAVARWGAWRSLGGCIVLGAISNLLYLLLVAHPGHLAMLTLAISGQNFFEGMLGPPTVAFLSLLVNRQHTATQYALLSSLVNVSGKVLGIFAGAIVTVLGYSGYFIITVFSVLPAMLLFACLWRRFSKEEQSLPD; from the coding sequence ATGCCGACTGAGGCAGACGCAGGGGGGGCGCGCAAGTCGTCAATCTGGCAGGCGTTCTCACAGCCGGTTGCATGGACGATGTGCCTGCTCGGGTTTTCCTCCGGGTTGCCGTTTTTGCTGGTGTCCTACACCTTGTCGTTCTGGCTGAAACAGAACGGCATCGTGCTGAAGGACATCACGATGATCGCCAGTGCCGGCATGACCTACGCACTCAAATTCGTGTGGGCGCCGTTGCTGGACCATTGGCGGCTGCCGCTGTTGGCGCGCCTGGGGCAGCGTCGTGGGTGGCTACTGCTTGCCCAGTTGGGTGTCATCGTCGGTCTGCTGCTAATGGCCACGCTGACCCCGCATCAATTGCCGATGTTCGTGGCGGTGACGTTGCTTGTTGCCTTCATGGGGGCGACGCAAGACATTGCCATTGATGCTTATCGCATCGAAATCGCGCCACCTTCGGCGCAAGGCGCCCTGGTGGCCACTTATTCGCTGGGTTACCGGCTTGGCTTGCTGGTCTCCGGTGCGCTGGCGCTGATCCTGGCTGATCATATCCGCTGGGCGGAAATCTACGTGTTGATGGCGGTGACAATGGTGATACCAGTGCTTACCACACTGAAGATGCACGAGCCCGAGGTGCTTCGCCTTTCACCGTCGTCTTGGCGGGAAGCTATGCGCGAAAGCGTCATCGATCCGTTCGCCGATTTTTTTCGGCGCTATGGCTGGGCCATCGCCCTGTTGACCTTGCTCTTCATTCTGATCTTCAAGATTCCCGAGCAGGCGATCATCGGCGGCATAATGGGTCCGTTTTACCGCGACATGGGCTTCTCAAATACCGAAATCGGTGCGGTCACCAAGATCTATGGCATTTGGATCGGCATCGCAGGTGCTTTTGCTGGCGGCGCGGCTGTGGCGCGTTGGGGGGCGTGGCGATCGCTTGGCGGATGCATCGTGCTTGGTGCGATCAGCAATCTGCTGTACCTGTTGCTGGTCGCCCACCCGGGCCATCTGGCAATGTTGACGTTGGCCATTTCCGGGCAGAACTTCTTCGAAGGTATGCTAGGCCCGCCTACCGTCGCGTTCTTGTCCCTGTTGGTGAATCGTCAGCACACCGCCACGCAATACGCATTGTTGAGTTCACTGGTGAACGTATCTGGCAAGGTGCTTGGCATTTTTGCTGGCGCGATCGTGACCGTGTTGGGTTACAGCGGCTATTTCATCATCACCGTGTTCTCGGTATTGCCGGCGATGCTGCTGTTTGCCTGTTTGTGGCGGCGTTTCAGCAAGGAAGAACAGAGCCTTCCCGATTGA
- a CDS encoding anhydro-N-acetylmuramic acid kinase, translated as MDDASARYIGLISGTSADGIDAVLVRFEQDRPHLVHALAHPWPDVLREQILRVAQDETRLDLDAYGQLDVAIGQMFAEATQKLLEGSGTPVSSVRAIGSHGQTIRHRPAGEFPFTLQIGDPSVIAERSGIDVVADFRRADVAAGGQGAPLLPAVHAMLLAHPGHTRVVLNMGGIANITVLAANGHVSGFDTGPANGLMDAWCLRHRGESFDRDGAFAASGHTDEALLTQLLSDPYFALPPPKSTGREHFHLAWLDAQLSGFSLSPADVQATLLELTIRSVVDAIARHAEDAKDVLMCGGGVHNTALVQRLHTLLTPRVLGSTAAHGVDPDYLEATAFAWLARQRLLGRPGNLPAVTGARGLRVLGAVYSAPRA; from the coding sequence GTGGATGACGCGTCCGCGCGCTATATCGGGCTGATCTCCGGCACCAGCGCCGACGGCATCGACGCCGTGCTGGTGCGTTTTGAGCAGGACCGTCCGCATCTGGTTCACGCTCTGGCACACCCCTGGCCGGATGTACTGCGCGAGCAGATCCTGCGTGTTGCGCAAGATGAAACCCGCCTCGATCTTGACGCCTATGGCCAACTCGATGTCGCTATCGGCCAGATGTTTGCCGAAGCCACGCAAAAGCTGCTTGAAGGTAGCGGCACTCCGGTGTCGTCAGTGCGGGCAATCGGCTCGCATGGCCAAACGATCCGGCACCGCCCCGCTGGCGAATTCCCCTTTACGCTGCAGATTGGCGATCCAAGCGTGATCGCCGAGCGCAGCGGCATTGATGTGGTCGCCGACTTCCGCCGTGCGGACGTCGCCGCCGGCGGACAAGGTGCGCCGTTGCTGCCCGCGGTACACGCCATGCTGCTTGCTCATCCCGGTCATACGCGGGTCGTGCTCAACATGGGCGGCATCGCCAATATCACTGTGCTTGCCGCCAACGGCCACGTTTCGGGCTTTGACACCGGTCCGGCCAATGGCTTGATGGATGCCTGGTGCTTGCGTCATCGCGGTGAGTCATTCGATCGCGACGGCGCCTTCGCCGCCAGCGGACACACCGATGAAGCGCTGCTTACTCAACTATTGAGCGATCCCTACTTTGCGTTACCACCACCCAAGAGCACCGGACGCGAGCACTTTCATCTGGCTTGGCTGGACGCGCAGCTCAGTGGCTTTTCCTTATCCCCTGCCGATGTCCAGGCAACCCTGCTGGAGCTCACCATCCGCAGCGTGGTCGATGCCATTGCGCGGCATGCGGAGGATGCCAAGGACGTACTCATGTGCGGCGGTGGTGTGCACAACACTGCCCTCGTCCAACGCCTGCACACACTCCTTACACCGCGCGTACTTGGCAGCACCGCGGCGCATGGCGTTGATCCGGATTATCTGGAAGCCACGGCGTTCGCCTGGCTGGCGCGCCAGCGATTACTCGGACGGCCCGGCAATCTGCCAGCCGTGACCGGAGCACGCGGCCTGCGGGTGTTGGGCGCCGTCTATTCGGCGCCGCGCGCGTAG
- a CDS encoding exodeoxyribonuclease III, producing MKIITLNANGIRSAATKGVFEWLRKQEADVVCLQETKAQEDQLTDPMFRPDDHHCFYRDATSKKGYSGVAIYAKREPDKVFTELGWDEFDNEGRYIEARFGNLSVVSLYVPSGSSGDERQQFKFHVMEWITPIFDKWLKSKRDYVICGDWNIVHTKDDIKNWSSNQKNSGCLPEERAWLDLLFKKKGWVDSFRALKPEAVEYTWWSNRGRARENNVGWRIDYQVVTPSLRDRLKHCSIYRDERFSDHAPYTVDYAD from the coding sequence ATGAAAATCATCACCCTCAATGCCAACGGTATCCGCTCCGCTGCGACCAAGGGCGTGTTCGAATGGTTGCGCAAGCAGGAGGCGGACGTCGTTTGCCTGCAGGAGACGAAGGCGCAGGAAGATCAGCTCACCGATCCGATGTTTCGCCCTGATGACCATCACTGTTTTTATCGCGACGCCACCAGCAAGAAGGGCTACAGCGGTGTGGCGATCTACGCCAAGCGCGAGCCGGACAAGGTGTTCACTGAACTCGGTTGGGATGAGTTCGATAACGAAGGGCGTTATATCGAAGCGCGTTTTGGCAATCTAAGCGTTGTGTCGCTGTATGTACCTTCGGGTTCGTCAGGCGACGAGCGTCAGCAATTTAAATTCCATGTGATGGAGTGGATCACCCCGATCTTCGACAAGTGGCTCAAGAGCAAGCGCGATTACGTGATTTGTGGCGATTGGAACATCGTGCACACCAAGGACGACATCAAGAACTGGAGCTCAAACCAGAAGAACTCGGGTTGTCTGCCCGAAGAACGCGCGTGGCTGGATCTGCTGTTTAAGAAGAAGGGGTGGGTGGACAGTTTCCGTGCGTTGAAGCCGGAGGCGGTGGAGTATACGTGGTGGTCCAATCGTGGCCGGGCGCGCGAGAACAACGTGGGATGGCGCATCGACTATCAGGTGGTGACACCTTCGCTGCGTGATCGGCTTAAGCATTGCTCGATCTATCGAGACGAGCGGTTCTCCGACCACGCGCCGTATACGGTCGATTATGCCGACTGA
- a CDS encoding peptidoglycan DD-metalloendopeptidase family protein, which translates to MVTGKQDARITRRLAIRRKAQRRHSHFYQRCAHWSFNRQTSSEQPPIHWHRERWMLAATALLITVLSGFLIPAWATAMKPLAIAPVEHTLLPLALPKTEAPTLKAPTVEDWRVVQVHPGQTLSDIFQSQGLSLTDLQHVVDSAGDAKMALHNIHPGEEFDFLIGRHGNLEGIRFDKDEFTRAIIRLDGTTPNVTTVARAVDTREQIAHGVVQDSLFAAANKAGLSNAMVIKLADLFKYDVDFVQDLRVGDSFTVVYDTVYRDGGYLREGDIVAAEFVNQGHRYTAYRFKRADGSTGWFSEDGRPLQKSFLRIPVDFTRISSPFSAARMHPILGLMRAHKGVDYAAPTGTPIHAAGDGVIKFRGWMNGYGNFVIIQHNSHISTAYGHMSRFATGRIGQRVRQGDVIGYVGMTGLATGPHLHYEFRVDSVQRNPQTITLPKPEPLPGPQMAQFQANVVKPQLARLMEIDNNYKLARAPSTMRTDN; encoded by the coding sequence ATGGTCACCGGTAAGCAAGACGCACGCATCACCCGTAGGTTGGCCATCCGCCGTAAGGCACAACGCCGTCACTCGCACTTCTATCAGCGCTGCGCTCACTGGTCCTTCAACCGACAGACCAGCAGCGAACAGCCACCTATTCATTGGCATCGCGAGCGTTGGATGCTCGCAGCCACGGCGTTGCTGATCACCGTGCTTTCCGGTTTTCTGATTCCTGCGTGGGCGACCGCCATGAAGCCGCTGGCGATTGCGCCGGTGGAACACACCCTGCTGCCGCTCGCATTGCCCAAGACTGAAGCACCTACACTCAAAGCACCGACGGTTGAAGATTGGCGAGTAGTACAAGTACATCCTGGCCAGACGCTTTCTGACATCTTCCAAAGCCAAGGCCTGAGTCTTACTGATCTGCAGCATGTCGTGGACAGCGCCGGCGACGCGAAGATGGCTCTCCACAATATTCACCCTGGTGAGGAGTTCGATTTCCTGATCGGTCGCCATGGCAATCTCGAAGGCATTCGTTTCGACAAGGACGAATTCACACGCGCCATTATTCGCCTTGATGGCACCACGCCAAACGTGACGACAGTGGCCCGCGCGGTGGATACGCGCGAACAGATCGCACACGGCGTCGTCCAGGATTCGTTGTTCGCCGCCGCCAACAAAGCCGGCTTGAGCAACGCGATGGTGATCAAGCTTGCAGACCTCTTCAAATACGATGTCGACTTCGTGCAGGACCTGCGCGTAGGCGACAGCTTCACCGTTGTCTATGACACGGTGTATCGCGACGGCGGTTATCTGCGCGAAGGCGATATCGTCGCCGCAGAATTCGTCAACCAAGGTCATCGCTATACCGCGTATCGCTTCAAGCGTGCCGATGGCAGCACCGGCTGGTTCAGTGAAGACGGCCGTCCGTTGCAAAAATCCTTCCTGCGCATTCCGGTAGATTTTACCCGCATTTCCTCGCCTTTCAGCGCAGCACGCATGCATCCGATTCTCGGTCTGATGCGTGCGCATAAAGGCGTGGATTACGCTGCGCCTACTGGCACGCCGATCCACGCTGCCGGCGATGGCGTGATCAAGTTCCGTGGCTGGATGAATGGATACGGCAATTTCGTGATCATCCAGCACAATTCGCACATCAGCACGGCGTACGGCCACATGTCCCGTTTCGCTACCGGACGTATTGGCCAGCGCGTGCGCCAGGGCGACGTGATCGGCTATGTCGGCATGACCGGCCTCGCCACCGGCCCGCACCTGCACTACGAGTTCCGCGTCGACAGCGTGCAGCGCAATCCACAAACGATCACCTTACCCAAGCCAGAGCCGCTACCGGGTCCGCAGATGGCACAGTTCCAGGCCAACGTGGTCAAGCCGCAGTTGGCGCGCCTGATGGAAATCGACAACAACTACAAGCTCGCGCGTGCCCCATCGACCATGCGCACCGACAACTGA
- the istA gene encoding IS21 family transposase: MPKARLSMRKIREVLRLTAAGLSARQVAASVKLARSTVADYLRRAQAAGVHWPLPEEVDEDTLWDRLYPPTVSAEQAHQPLPDWPRIHYELTRKGVTLMLLWEEYKAHHPDGYQYSRFADLYRQWASKQDVVLRHVHVPGDKLFVDYAGHTLDIIDRRTGELRPAQIFVAVLGHSSYTYAEATWTQSVPDWLASHVRALEFIGGVPRAIVPDNLKAGVTKAHRYDPDINPSYQDLAEHYATTVLPARVRKPRDKAKAEVGVQVVERRILAPLREQSLFSLNEANAAIRPLLDELNRQPFQKREGSRLSVFEAIERAALQRLPATRYEYAEWKKAKVHLDYHVEVDRHYYSVPHTLTGRVVDVRLCASTVEIFLRGTRVAAHTRSTMRGGFTTCPAHRPKSHRAVTELTIEQLFARAETIGPNVVGVLNMQVNMRKHPEYALRACLGILRLANDFSPLQLEAACKQALAHNSTSYRAIRALIKHTLPQTELTLSLPEHDNVRGASYYH, from the coding sequence ATGCCCAAAGCGAGGTTGTCCATGCGCAAGATTCGAGAAGTTCTCCGGCTCACCGCGGCCGGCCTATCCGCCCGCCAGGTGGCAGCCAGCGTCAAGCTGGCGCGCAGCACCGTGGCCGATTACCTGCGCCGCGCGCAAGCCGCTGGCGTCCATTGGCCGCTCCCCGAGGAGGTGGACGAAGACACGCTGTGGGATCGGCTCTATCCGCCGACCGTGTCGGCTGAGCAGGCTCACCAACCACTCCCCGACTGGCCTCGTATCCACTACGAACTGACGCGCAAAGGCGTCACGCTGATGCTGTTGTGGGAGGAGTACAAAGCCCATCACCCCGACGGTTATCAGTACAGCCGTTTTGCCGATTTGTACCGGCAATGGGCCAGCAAGCAGGACGTGGTGCTTCGCCACGTCCATGTGCCGGGCGACAAGCTGTTTGTCGACTACGCGGGACACACGCTGGACATCATCGACCGTCGCACCGGCGAGCTGCGTCCGGCACAAATCTTTGTGGCCGTGCTCGGGCATTCAAGCTACACCTATGCCGAGGCCACCTGGACCCAGAGCGTGCCTGACTGGCTGGCCTCGCACGTGCGGGCACTGGAATTCATCGGTGGTGTGCCGCGCGCGATCGTGCCCGATAACCTCAAGGCCGGCGTGACCAAAGCACATCGCTACGATCCGGATATCAATCCGTCGTATCAGGATCTGGCCGAGCACTACGCCACCACGGTGCTGCCGGCACGGGTGAGAAAGCCGCGCGACAAGGCCAAGGCCGAAGTGGGCGTGCAGGTGGTGGAACGGCGGATTCTGGCGCCGCTGCGCGAACAATCCTTGTTCTCGCTCAACGAGGCCAACGCAGCCATCCGCCCATTGTTGGATGAACTGAATCGGCAACCCTTTCAGAAGCGCGAGGGAAGCCGTCTGAGCGTATTCGAGGCGATCGAACGAGCAGCGCTGCAACGGCTGCCTGCCACGCGCTACGAATACGCCGAATGGAAGAAGGCCAAGGTGCACCTGGACTACCACGTCGAGGTGGATCGGCATTACTACTCGGTGCCGCATACCCTGACGGGCCGCGTGGTGGACGTGCGTTTGTGTGCCTCCACCGTGGAAATCTTTCTGCGCGGCACGCGCGTCGCCGCGCATACGCGCTCCACGATGCGCGGCGGTTTTACGACCTGCCCGGCGCATCGCCCGAAGAGCCATCGCGCGGTCACGGAGCTGACGATCGAGCAGTTGTTTGCACGTGCCGAAACCATCGGGCCGAACGTCGTCGGCGTGCTGAACATGCAAGTCAACATGCGCAAGCATCCCGAATATGCGTTGCGCGCATGCCTGGGCATTTTGCGCTTGGCCAACGACTTCTCGCCGCTGCAACTGGAGGCAGCCTGCAAGCAGGCGCTGGCGCACAACAGCACCAGTTACCGCGCCATTCGTGCGCTGATCAAGCACACCCTTCCGCAAACCGAATTGACACTTTCCCTGCCCGAGCACGACAACGTGCGCGGCGCGTCCTACTACCACTGA